From a region of the Microterricola gilva genome:
- a CDS encoding MFS transporter — MTATERALSRRTVVGYALGSLGTGGFATLPGLVLVFYMTDTLGIGALLAGVLVTVAKIWDVIIDPVIGARSDSALRRSGSRRGFMRAGALLLPLFFVLTFAVPAGLPAATSGVWVLLAFVLTATAFSLFQVPYIALPAEIADGYDQRTRLLTWRVVVLTFSILLFGAGGPMLRNLGGDNEYLGYLLMAIVAGVVIGIGMLLASRVAPRGVVVAAPAEPSGGIRRHYAAGIAVLRRSQPFRALLATFMLQGLATGVMLAGANYVAVWVLHSEDALTLLFVALIAPALFCAPLWGVIARRIGKERGFVLASMLFGVAALALTAMLWAPGSWVYLPVALAGAGYAGMQSLPMAMLPDVISHDAATHGDGQAGTFSGVWTAGETIGMALGATALTLMLALTGYTESVGTTSVVQGEAAVAGIVLSFSVLPAALIALSLLTLRRYALRRGDIDRSDIEAEALA, encoded by the coding sequence ATGACCGCAACGGAGCGCGCCCTTTCCCGCAGAACAGTCGTCGGCTATGCCCTGGGTTCACTCGGCACGGGCGGCTTCGCGACGCTGCCCGGCCTCGTGCTCGTGTTCTACATGACGGACACCCTCGGCATCGGTGCGCTACTCGCGGGCGTGCTCGTGACGGTGGCCAAGATCTGGGACGTCATCATCGACCCGGTCATCGGTGCGCGGAGCGACAGCGCGCTGCGCCGGAGCGGCTCCCGCCGCGGCTTCATGCGCGCCGGTGCGCTGCTGCTTCCGCTGTTCTTCGTGCTGACCTTCGCCGTTCCGGCCGGGCTGCCCGCCGCGACATCCGGTGTCTGGGTGCTGCTGGCCTTCGTGCTCACCGCGACGGCCTTCAGCCTGTTCCAGGTGCCGTACATCGCGCTGCCGGCCGAGATCGCCGACGGCTACGACCAGCGCACCCGGCTGCTCACCTGGCGGGTCGTCGTGCTCACCTTCTCCATCCTGCTGTTCGGCGCTGGCGGGCCGATGCTGCGCAACCTCGGCGGCGACAACGAGTACCTCGGCTACCTGCTGATGGCGATCGTCGCCGGAGTCGTGATCGGCATCGGGATGCTCCTGGCCTCCCGGGTCGCACCGCGCGGCGTCGTCGTCGCGGCGCCGGCCGAGCCCTCTGGCGGCATCCGTCGGCACTACGCGGCCGGCATCGCCGTGCTGCGCCGCTCGCAGCCGTTCCGGGCGCTGCTGGCGACGTTCATGCTGCAGGGCCTCGCGACCGGCGTGATGCTGGCAGGGGCGAACTACGTCGCCGTGTGGGTGCTGCACTCCGAGGACGCGCTCACCCTGCTCTTCGTCGCCCTGATCGCGCCTGCGCTGTTCTGCGCGCCGCTCTGGGGCGTCATCGCCCGCCGCATCGGCAAGGAGCGCGGCTTCGTGCTGGCCAGCATGCTCTTCGGCGTCGCGGCGCTGGCGCTGACCGCGATGCTGTGGGCGCCGGGCAGCTGGGTCTACCTCCCCGTCGCCCTCGCCGGGGCAGGCTACGCGGGCATGCAGTCGCTGCCGATGGCGATGCTGCCCGACGTGATCTCGCACGATGCGGCAACGCACGGCGACGGCCAGGCCGGGACCTTCAGTGGCGTCTGGACGGCCGGCGAGACGATCGGCATGGCGCTCGGCGCGACGGCGCTCACGCTCATGCTCGCGCTGACGGGCTACACCGAGAGCGTCGGCACGACGAGCGTCGTGCAAGGCGAGGCGGCCGTGGCCGGCATCGTGCTGAGTTTCAGCGTGCTGCCGGCGGCGCTCATCGCGCTCAGCCTCCTGACGTTGCGGCGCTACGCGCTGCGACGAGGCGACATTGACCGGAGTGACATCGAAGCGGAGGCACTGGCGTGA
- a CDS encoding 1-deoxy-D-xylulose-5-phosphate reductoisomerase, which yields MRKVIILGSTGSIGTQALDVIRANPERFEVVGLAAGSNADMLEAQAAEFFVDDTALGAVDAEALVRSVDADVVLNGITGSVGLGPTLAALETGRTLALANKESLIVGGELVTGIAAPGQIVPVDSEHSALAQALLAGRASEVRRLVVTASGGPFRGRSAESLAGVTPAEALAHPTWDMGLVVTTNSATLVNKGLEVIEAHLLFDVPYERIDVVVHPQSIVHSMVEFIDGSTIAQASPPDMKLPISLGLDWPNRVGGVGRPIDWTTAQSWTFEPLDESVFPAVALAKQVGRAGSSYPAVFNAANEQAVHAFHAGAIGFTDIVETVRAVVDGHEAAGELSRESLAEAELWARATADKHIAARR from the coding sequence GTGCGCAAGGTGATCATTCTCGGTTCGACAGGTTCCATCGGAACGCAGGCACTCGACGTGATTCGGGCAAACCCCGAGCGTTTCGAGGTGGTCGGCCTCGCGGCCGGCAGCAACGCCGACATGCTCGAGGCCCAGGCAGCCGAGTTCTTCGTCGACGACACGGCGCTCGGTGCCGTGGATGCCGAGGCCCTCGTGCGCAGTGTCGACGCCGACGTTGTGCTCAACGGCATCACCGGCTCCGTCGGCCTCGGGCCGACGCTCGCCGCCCTGGAGACCGGCCGCACCCTGGCCCTGGCCAACAAGGAGTCGCTCATCGTCGGCGGCGAGCTGGTGACGGGCATCGCTGCGCCTGGGCAGATCGTGCCCGTCGACTCCGAACACTCCGCACTGGCCCAGGCGCTCCTCGCCGGGAGAGCCTCCGAGGTGCGCAGACTCGTCGTCACGGCATCCGGTGGCCCCTTCCGCGGCCGCAGTGCCGAGTCGCTGGCCGGCGTCACCCCGGCCGAGGCGCTCGCCCACCCGACCTGGGACATGGGACTCGTCGTCACGACGAACTCCGCCACCCTCGTGAACAAGGGGCTCGAGGTCATCGAGGCACACCTGCTCTTCGATGTGCCATACGAGCGCATCGACGTCGTCGTGCACCCGCAGTCGATCGTGCACTCCATGGTCGAGTTCATCGACGGTTCGACGATCGCCCAGGCCTCGCCGCCGGATATGAAGTTGCCGATCTCGCTCGGGCTGGACTGGCCGAACCGGGTGGGCGGCGTCGGCCGGCCGATCGACTGGACCACCGCGCAGAGCTGGACGTTCGAGCCGCTCGACGAGAGTGTCTTCCCCGCCGTCGCCCTTGCCAAGCAGGTCGGCCGGGCCGGTTCCAGCTACCCGGCCGTGTTCAACGCGGCGAACGAGCAGGCCGTGCACGCGTTCCACGCGGGTGCGATCGGGTTCACCGACATCGTCGAGACGGTGCGCGCGGTTGTCGACGGCCACGAGGCGGCTGGCGAGCTCAGCCGGGAGTCGTTGGCCGAGGCCGAGCTGTGGGCCCGCGCGACGGCCGACAAGCACATCGCCGCGCGGCGCTGA
- a CDS encoding NAD-dependent epimerase/dehydratase family protein gives MSHQLVVGAGLIGGALARRLVARGDEVLLATRSGTAITGTRAITLDAGDIEGFAAAASGAATIFLCTNPPYTQWPTAWPPVFAAAIEAARRSGAALVMMGNLYGYGAPDGPMTEHSPELSTETKGRVRLAGWHAALSAHERGDIRAVEVRASDYFGPGSTGTAHLGEAFFHAALRSKKAMVVGDPALPHSWSYLPDIASTLAAAADSAEWGRVWHVPSGEALPRTVIMDQLNAHYGSRGRVAGYPQWLLRSLGAVNPLMREVEASSYQFRMPFVIDSAETERLLGVRATPWPEALATTADSYR, from the coding sequence ATGTCACATCAGCTGGTCGTCGGTGCCGGGCTCATCGGCGGTGCGCTCGCGCGTCGGCTCGTCGCGCGCGGAGACGAGGTCTTGCTCGCCACCCGGAGCGGGACCGCCATAACCGGAACCCGCGCGATCACCCTCGACGCCGGTGACATCGAGGGCTTCGCGGCCGCGGCGAGCGGCGCCGCAACGATCTTCCTCTGCACCAACCCGCCGTACACGCAGTGGCCGACGGCGTGGCCGCCCGTGTTCGCGGCGGCGATCGAGGCGGCCAGACGGAGCGGGGCCGCGCTCGTGATGATGGGCAACCTCTACGGCTACGGTGCGCCGGACGGCCCGATGACTGAGCACTCCCCCGAGCTCAGCACCGAGACCAAGGGGCGCGTGCGTCTGGCGGGGTGGCACGCCGCCCTCTCCGCGCACGAGCGCGGCGACATCCGCGCGGTCGAAGTTCGCGCGAGCGACTACTTCGGTCCGGGCTCGACGGGCACGGCACACCTCGGCGAGGCCTTCTTCCACGCGGCACTGCGCTCGAAGAAGGCGATGGTCGTTGGCGACCCGGCTCTGCCGCACAGCTGGAGCTACCTGCCTGACATCGCGTCGACGCTGGCCGCCGCGGCCGACTCCGCCGAGTGGGGACGCGTCTGGCACGTGCCGAGCGGCGAGGCGCTCCCCCGCACGGTGATCATGGACCAGCTGAACGCCCACTACGGCAGCAGGGGGCGCGTTGCCGGTTACCCGCAGTGGCTGCTCCGCAGCCTCGGCGCGGTGAACCCGTTGATGCGCGAGGTCGAGGCATCCAGCTACCAGTTCCGGATGCCGTTCGTCATCGATTCGGCCGAGACGGAACGCCTGCTCGGAGTGCGCGCGACGCCGTGGCCGGAGGCGCTGGCCACGACGGCCGATTCCTACCGCTGA
- a CDS encoding M50 family metallopeptidase, whose protein sequence is MDSVLLFVLGVVILAVGLAVSIALHEIGHLVPAKLFGVKVTQYMIGFGPTLWSKRKGETEYGVKAIPFGGYISMIGMFPPAKDGTSRSANTGFLSSLAQDARSASAETIGEGEEHRAFYRLPVWKRIIIMFGGPFMNLLIAVVLFAVLLMGFGSAQASTTIGSVSSCVQPAGSTSTECGPNDPAAPGAAAGMLPGDRLVSIDGTPVTSWEQSTEAIRASAGTALVVVVERDGAEKTLTLTPLLTERPVFDEAGKPVTDAAGATVTTEVGFAGIGPAGELVQQPASAVLPAVGDNISGVTHIILNLPQRMVDVANAAFGTEERDPNGPISVVGVGRVAGEIAALDSLSVESKVASMVGLLASLNIALFVFNLVPLMPLDGGHIAGALWEAIRRGFAKLFRKPDPGPVDMAKLMPLTMVVVIVLGGMSALLVYADIVKPVNLFG, encoded by the coding sequence GTGGATTCCGTGCTTCTCTTCGTTCTTGGCGTCGTCATTCTGGCGGTCGGCCTCGCCGTGTCGATCGCCCTGCACGAAATCGGGCACCTCGTGCCCGCCAAGCTCTTCGGCGTCAAGGTCACCCAGTACATGATCGGCTTCGGGCCGACGCTCTGGTCCAAGCGCAAGGGTGAGACAGAGTACGGCGTGAAGGCGATTCCCTTCGGCGGCTACATCTCGATGATCGGCATGTTCCCGCCGGCCAAGGATGGCACGTCGCGCAGCGCCAACACCGGCTTCCTCAGCAGCCTCGCGCAGGACGCCCGCTCGGCCAGCGCCGAGACGATCGGCGAGGGCGAGGAGCACCGCGCCTTCTATCGCCTGCCGGTGTGGAAGCGCATCATCATCATGTTCGGTGGACCGTTCATGAACCTGCTCATCGCCGTCGTGCTCTTCGCCGTGTTGCTGATGGGCTTCGGCTCCGCGCAGGCCAGCACCACGATCGGCAGCGTCTCCTCCTGTGTGCAGCCGGCCGGTTCGACCAGCACGGAGTGCGGTCCGAACGATCCGGCCGCACCGGGCGCCGCAGCAGGCATGCTGCCGGGGGACCGCCTCGTCAGCATCGACGGCACGCCGGTCACGAGCTGGGAGCAGTCCACGGAGGCCATCCGCGCCTCGGCCGGCACGGCGCTCGTCGTCGTGGTCGAGCGCGACGGCGCCGAGAAGACCCTCACTCTCACGCCGCTGCTGACCGAGCGCCCCGTGTTCGATGAGGCGGGCAAGCCGGTCACGGATGCCGCAGGCGCCACCGTCACCACCGAGGTCGGTTTCGCGGGCATCGGCCCGGCTGGCGAGCTCGTGCAGCAGCCGGCATCCGCCGTGCTGCCAGCCGTCGGCGACAACATCTCCGGCGTCACCCACATCATCCTGAACCTGCCGCAGCGCATGGTCGACGTCGCCAACGCGGCCTTCGGGACGGAGGAGCGCGACCCGAACGGCCCGATCAGCGTCGTCGGCGTCGGCCGGGTGGCCGGCGAGATCGCCGCGCTCGACAGCCTGAGCGTCGAGAGCAAGGTCGCCAGCATGGTCGGCCTGCTCGCCTCGCTCAACATCGCGCTGTTCGTGTTCAACCTGGTGCCGCTGATGCCGCTCGACGGCGGCCACATCGCCGGAGCCCTCTGGGAGGCGATCCGCCGCGGCTTCGCGAAGCTGTTCCGCAAGCCGGACCCGGGCCCCGTCGACATGGCCAAGCTGATGCCGCTCACCATGGTCGTCGTGATCGTGCTCGGCGGGATGAGCGCGCTGCTCGTCTACGCCGACATCGTGAAACCGGTCAACCTCTTCGGCTAG
- a CDS encoding succinic semialdehyde dehydrogenase has product MSASPLHPSFIAELDRDLVATSGTTRAVTAPFTGEVLHELPHSSVSDVSDAFARARMAQLAWARAGFAHRRAVLLQAHDNVLERREALLDVLQSETGKTRGQAFEEFFQVLSVTRYNALAARPVLRGERRRGGIPTVVSTRVRYKPKGVAGVITPWNYPLSLAAMDVVPALAAGCGVVQKADDQGALSILAVRQAFIDAGVPRALWAVVAGDGAEIGGAVTDEADYICFTGSTATGRGVAEKAGRRLVGASLELGGKNPLIVLDDVDPEKAAADAAYACFSSMGQLCVSIERIYVERGVAEPFIAALAARVSNLVQGANFDFGSDVGSLTTPAQLARVQEHVADAVAKGATIVAGGNARPDLGPLFFEPTVLSGVTSEMACFAGETFGPVVAISVVDSEEEAILAANASDYGLNASVFSGSTARGLRLAKAIDAGSVNVNEGYRGSFSSVDAPMGGVKQSGVGRRNGREGLLRFVEPVTISHATGLVQLPRTGAEFAALSGVMLVMAAVLKGIRRR; this is encoded by the coding sequence ATGTCTGCCTCTCCGCTGCACCCGAGCTTCATCGCCGAACTCGATCGCGACCTCGTCGCCACCTCCGGAACGACGCGCGCCGTGACCGCGCCATTCACCGGGGAGGTGCTCCATGAGCTGCCGCACAGCAGCGTCTCCGACGTCTCCGACGCGTTCGCGCGTGCAAGGATGGCGCAGCTCGCCTGGGCCCGCGCCGGCTTCGCACACCGCCGCGCGGTGCTGCTGCAGGCGCACGACAATGTGCTCGAGCGTCGCGAGGCGCTGCTGGACGTGCTGCAGTCCGAGACCGGCAAGACGCGCGGCCAGGCCTTCGAGGAGTTCTTCCAGGTGTTGAGCGTCACCCGCTACAACGCCCTCGCCGCACGCCCTGTACTCCGCGGCGAGCGCCGCCGTGGCGGCATCCCGACCGTCGTCTCCACCCGCGTGCGCTACAAGCCCAAGGGCGTCGCCGGCGTGATCACGCCGTGGAACTACCCGCTCAGCCTCGCCGCCATGGACGTCGTTCCCGCCCTCGCCGCCGGCTGCGGCGTCGTGCAGAAGGCCGACGACCAGGGCGCGCTCAGCATCCTCGCCGTCCGCCAGGCGTTCATCGACGCCGGCGTGCCGCGCGCCCTCTGGGCCGTCGTCGCGGGCGACGGCGCCGAGATCGGAGGGGCCGTCACCGATGAGGCCGACTACATCTGCTTCACGGGCTCGACGGCGACCGGCCGCGGCGTCGCCGAGAAGGCGGGCCGGCGTCTCGTCGGCGCCTCCCTCGAGCTCGGCGGCAAGAACCCGCTCATCGTGCTCGACGACGTCGACCCGGAGAAGGCCGCTGCGGATGCCGCGTACGCCTGCTTCTCGTCGATGGGCCAGCTCTGCGTCTCCATCGAGCGGATCTACGTCGAACGCGGCGTCGCGGAGCCGTTCATCGCGGCCCTCGCCGCACGGGTGAGCAACCTCGTGCAGGGCGCGAACTTCGACTTCGGCAGCGACGTCGGCTCGCTGACAACGCCGGCGCAGCTCGCCCGCGTGCAGGAGCACGTGGCGGACGCCGTCGCCAAGGGTGCGACGATCGTCGCGGGCGGCAACGCGCGCCCCGACCTCGGCCCGCTGTTCTTCGAACCAACCGTGCTCAGCGGCGTCACCAGCGAGATGGCGTGCTTCGCCGGGGAGACGTTCGGCCCAGTCGTCGCGATCAGCGTCGTCGACAGCGAGGAGGAGGCGATCCTCGCCGCCAACGCCAGCGACTACGGCCTGAACGCCTCCGTGTTCAGCGGCTCGACCGCCCGCGGGCTGCGCCTTGCCAAGGCCATCGACGCCGGCAGCGTGAACGTGAATGAGGGCTACCGCGGGAGCTTCAGCTCGGTCGATGCCCCGATGGGCGGCGTCAAGCAGTCCGGCGTCGGCCGCCGCAACGGCCGCGAGGGCCTGCTGCGCTTCGTCGAACCCGTCACCATCTCGCACGCGACCGGGCTGGTCCAGCTGCCGCGCACGGGCGCGGAGTTCGCCGCGCTCAGCGGGGTGATGCTCGTGATGGCTGCGGTACTGAAGGGCATCCGCCGCCGCTAA